The following coding sequences lie in one Phaeodactylum tricornutum CCAP 1055/1 chromosome 12, whole genome shotgun sequence genomic window:
- a CDS encoding predicted protein: protein MPSFQTNMFPSKNKDGLSSGKGKGALYDAYNQLHTLAQAYNKPFDSPAVVVVGHQSSGKSALIEALMGFQFNQVGGGTKTRRPVALRMQYNPQCHEPRWFLVGEDGVEHPQTLTEIQAYIERENQRLERDPLRSFDPREINMRMEYKHCPNMILIDTPGLISAPRVPKGRAGSANAALAQQRALQASAREAERLVVEKMKCEDYIILCVEDTSDWKHGQTREVVQKADPDLSRTVIVNTKFDTKVPQFGNPADVEDFLRAPVLDSVCPNKLGGPFFTSVPSGRVGRMSDHNSMDGDFLFDSDEDFVVACADTEQTDRNVVLSRLRRLGKVDKKEKTSLTTRVGLKKLRTFLEERVDECYRRNVRKIIPMLQAEYSSTERKLKACDRELQALSVDRLKAGADAFCDEFCANLRKAMQGTIVAPVTLFGETLGQETSVSGSFHGTYVQGSPMAVSDRTWDRLVESEVGNRDHRLYGGSQYHRTLREFHLATKCLRTPVISEDEIANAAGIGDTHDGVNFLHAACVISLEKARISFEPLLWALQMRMAHVMERLCPVTEYMIREGRDQNAMDISQNPQFRQLIRTIYEKFVQKCADSAMSRCRDDLTSITRYVTWNLDERSSGALTRALPDQTDMVSVYQATLESAKGDSKVSAVGDDEDIKSSGQLTAQKPLSPMASRKRNVDRDYQNLLQLMEEAIMSRDANRTNLVVGGLVQHIVGSWREQFCRSVTTKFNCYFMLPFVDEFHRYIRNELHKAYDGEAGTASDVFDLASVRRSLESHRVELENECLANKRLQEKFQLCAKLMNTKQESVFDKPSR from the exons atgCCTTCCTTTCAAACAAACATGTTCCCCAGCAAGAATAAAGACGGATTGTCGTCGGGAAAGGGAAAGGGGGCGCTCTACGATGCCTACAATCAGCTACATACACTTGCGCAG GCCTACAATAAGCCGTTCGACTCTCCAGCTGTTGTTGTAGTAGGACACCAGTCTTCCGGAAAGTCAGCACTTATCGAAGCACTCATGGGTTTTCAATTCAATCAAGTTGGAGGCGGAACAAAAACGCGACGACCGGTAGCTTTACGTATGCAGTACAATCCTCAGTGCCACGAGCCCCGATGGTTTCTTGTCGGAGAGGATGGTGTCGAGCATCCGCAAACACTGACAGAAATCCAGGCCTACATTGAACGAGAGAACCAGCGTTTGGAACGCGATCCGTTGAGGTCTTTCGACCCTCGAGAAATCAACATGCGAATGGAGTACAAGCATTGTCCAAACATGATTCTGATTGACACACCCGGACTTATCTCAGCACCAAGAGTTCCCAAGGGTCGGGCAGGTAGTGCCAATGCAGCACTTGCTCAGCAACGGGCGTTGCAAGCCTCGGCGAGGGAAGCAGAAAGACTAGTAGTTGAAAAGATGAAGTGCGAAGACTACATCATTCTGTGCGTCGAAGATACGAGCGACTGGAAGCATGGACAAACTCGGGAAGTAGTCCAGAAAGCTGACCCAGACCTTTCACGCACGGTCATTGTTAACACAAAGTTTGATACCAAGGTGCCGCAATTTGGTAACCCAGCAGACGTTGAGGACTTTTTGAGGGCTCCAGTGTTGGACAGCGTTTGTCCCAATAAGCTCGGAGGTCCCTTTTTTACTTCTGTTCCAAGCGGTCGCGTTGGGCGCATGAGTGATCATAATTCCATGGATGGCGACTTTTTGTTTGATAgtgacgaagactttgtagTTGCTTGCGCGGACACTGAGCAGACGGACAGAAATGTGGTGCTCTCTCGGCTGCGACGACTCGGGAAGGTTGACAAGAAGGAGAAAACGAGTCTAACTACGCGCGTCGGCTTAAAGAAACTTCGCACCTTTTTGGAAGAGCGGGTAGATGAGTGCTATCGTCGAAACGTTCGAAAAATTATCCCGATGTTGCAAGCTGAGTATTCCTCGACCGAACGAAAACTCAAAGCTTGCGATCGTGAATTGCAAGCGCTTTCTGTCGACCGCTTGAAGGCTGGCGCAGACGCATTTTGCGACGAATTCTGTGCAAATCTGCGGAAGGCCATGCAGGGTACCATTGTGGCTCCCGTCACTCTATTTGGAGAAACGTTGGGTCAAGAAACATCTGTCTCGGGTTCATTCCATGGTACGT ATGTACAAGGTAGTCCGATGGCTGTGTCCGATCGTACGTGGGATCGTCTTGTTGAGTCTGAAGTTGGCAACCGAGACCATCGGTTGTACGGAGGGTCTCAATACCACCGAACTCTCAGAGAATTCCACCTCGCCACAAAATGTCTTCGTACCCCGGTAATCTCAGAGGATGAGATCGCCAATGCTGCTGGAATAGGCGATACTCACGACGGAGTGAATTTTCTACATGCTGCTTGTGTTATTTCCTTGGAAAAAGCTCGCATTTCCTTCGAACCCTTGCTCTGGGCCTTACAAATGCGGATGGCGCACGTTATGGAACGACTGTGCCCAGTGACAGAGTATATGATTCGAGAAGGCCGAGATC AGAACGCCATGGATATTTCCCAGAACCCTCAGTTTCGTCAGCTGATTCGTACAATATACGAGAAATTTGTCCAGAAGTGCGCAGATTCG GCTATGTCTCGATGTCGAGATGATTTGACTTCGATTACTCGATATGTGACTTGGAACCTCGATGAGCGCAGTAGTGGTGCCCTTACTCGTGCACTTCCTGACCAGACGGATATGGTTTCCGTCTATCAGGCAACCCTCGAGAGCGCGAAGGGAGACTCAAAGGTGTCTGCAGTTGGAGACGACGAGGATATCAAGTCATCGGGTCAACTGACGGCACAAAAGCCTTTGTCCCCAATGGCAAGCAGAAAACGCAACGTTGATCGCGACTATCAAAATCTGCTGCAACTtatggaagaagcaataaTGTCTCGGGATGCCAATCGGACAAACTTAGTGGTGGGTGGACTGGTACAACACATTGTTGGATCATGGCGGGAGCAATTTTGCAGAAGCGTAACGACGAAGTTCAATTGCTACTTTATGCTCCCGTTCGTAGACGAGTTCCACAGGTATATTCGGAACGAGTTGCATAAAGCATATGATGGTGAAGCCGGCACTGCATCAGATGTTTTTGATCTCGCGTCGGTGCGCCGATCGCTTGAGTCACACCGCGTCGAGCTGGAGAATGAATGTCTCGCCAATAAGAGACTTCAGGAAAAGTTTCAGCTCTGTGCAAAGCTGATGAACACCAAACAAGAGTCCGTGTTCGACAAGCCGTCTCGATAA
- a CDS encoding predicted protein, with protein MRWTIFLIVTLWAEAFCLKTLAFHQSSCSNGMVARTRLGVATRLAARPTMTKVGTFDPLGFASSADRRVASYYRHPATPTTAVETRPRPVATAAVVATTTALVPFEASAQVAGNKFISQGTMNPDNFQPVCPASDGFYRVLQSTTTAVVGEENFVEYGPLISGGLLRIRLELCVVESFFKEAIGPFIQQNGLSWILPLHETVETFLAGSIFALATTFILIGSTKIVTVVLVYMDILVGLPFRLFGGFAYDRAVGKPVTLDVGFGPFKTRIIGPPKPKEGEVTVSEFDLTKASPLGIVLVAVSGTARIIGQVLGFVREVFEAFDLFVGRYLVIGATGYILLKFVHFKIFPDFP; from the coding sequence ATGCGATGGACCATCTTTCTCATCGTCACGCTTTGGGCGGAAGCGTTCTGCCTCAAAACTTTGGCGTTTCATCAATCGTCATGTTCGAACGGTATGGTAGCACGTACACGGCTGGGTGTCGCGACGAGACTAGCCGCGCGTCCCACTATGACGAAAGTTGGCACATTCGATCCACTGGGCTTTGCTTCCTCCGCCGATAGACGCGTGGCTTCGTACTACCGTCATCCAGCTACTCCCACCACTGCGGTCGAAACTAGGCCAAGACCAGTGGCAACCGCTGCCGTCGTTGCTACCACGACCGCACTTGTTCCGTTCGAAGCATCGGCGCAGGTCGCCGGAAACAAATTTATTTCGCAAGGTACAATGAACCCGGATAACTTTCAACCCGTCTGTCCCGCTTCGGACGGCTTTTACCGAGTTTTGCAATCAACGACGACTGCCGTCGTTGGCGAAGAAAACTTTGTCGAGTACGGACCTCTCATATCGGGTGGATTGTTGCGCATCCGTTTGGAACTCTGTGTGGTCGAgagtttcttcaaagaagCCATTGGTCCGTTTATCCAGCAAAACGGACTCAGTTGGATTTTGCCCTTGCACGAGACGGTGGAAACCTTTCTGGCTGGCTCCATATTTGCCCTAGCGACGACATTCATTTTGATCGGTTCCACCAAGATCGTGACGGTAGTGCTGGTTTACATGGATATCCTTGTGGGATTACCGTTTCGGCTCTTTGGCGGGTTCGCGTATGATCGGGCCGTGGGCAAGCCAGTGACCTTGGACGTTGGTTTTGGTCCCTTCAAGACGCGAATAATTGGACCTCCGAAACCGAAAGAAGGAGAAGTGACCGTGAGTGAATTCGACTTGACCAAGGCCAGCCCTTTAGGTATTGTCTTGGTGGCCGTGAGCGGGACCGCACGGATCATCGGACAAGTCCTGGGATTCGTACGAGAAGTTTTCGAAGCCTTTGACTTGTTCGTTGGACGGTACCTGGTAATAGGAGCTACGGGCTACATATTGCTCAAATTCGTACACTTCAAGATCTTTCCCGATTTTCCGTGA
- a CDS encoding predicted protein has translation MEQETRDASALIASLQQACRRPLFVDIVASRARLAKKRASGVVNEDDPTRRNEPLPPDASTSAQTSTQLQSRKNEAKPTQTWIELLQEATSLLPVLTEDQHGEVLRLASILLLGFVLPHSTGNELCLLENAPRHKYQTAEGSELDVMAGDDYILQMPLEDRLSKAVHHNDANEFGEYDTLMDPFVEVAFHQFLSEGITPLLERRPAHRTQVDLWHVIAMIIDPRPLLESLPDRLQRLNDSHAAYWLKTRRLMQSTTPVHFQANYDHRWRLAQLVARSATWPVLEDETATDPVGPLLYGAMFHLQTSLRCFGQRAISKRDAHIAHCALVSMACQARNVPLLLEEWRYLLHLTIKDRSLCPVDDCSRSETSEQILQPELPLPRTSSRFCPHVARGRLLGNFAVRSGRRGTSEPDLFVQEALRSLTDVIEWQTDCWDASDEAIVTEDSRLYPPCLLESLLCATKQLACFRPAVNEEVVQCAIQLLRHSHCGIASEAANMLVMVFHYAPKHSVDSFVFKILESIKLIMEHTAKSLLFVEDLVGSLAQHSPPFASNLFLHLLDKTSKVANREAIDRLVAMVATNCPMVVARNYNKLFTMFQNRTELSPHIAVALLSSRQTYFFNAESDKHDKITQNIVSLEANGWTLFQIARQCLLLGNFAQALTLYKAVASSFLLSEKNYVWVCALEKIASGEALLIQHGATGIPHAAEDLHTAVSYLQFLQSFSDVRKEGFSFQIRFLLLRLDFLDLVTILRHLTMQMRLTASGPTKHTRSYNHLRNTIIGFGALASRYKGAFQRHGMCFKYGFSGTCLRVLEVLSSMMKEASVAVFLDIISVPMKKDVLSIDIQLGDARDPLSMLLRHLDELVVQPMRISVDSVARAAALLEVIEGVLMVPIPFPRDFMCLSPTIPAFLRLSAQPEEFNEHGVHRFTTIEAHPSVGFSFCATGRFPQALLQQSKKHVSKALIWYQVYYDGPLREDEFQPDEQLDEYHLTPPIQASIAAKVSLLSTSSPAVAPLSLDGFFFISIDCPPLFDEGWYSIKACLGGRDVSGGEWEIPTNGRTQSISIRNTRSR, from the exons ATGGAGCAAGAGACTCGCGACGCATCTGCGTTGATAGCGTCTCTGCAACAAGCTTGTCGACGCCCACTTTTTGTGGATATCGTCGCTAGCCGAGCGAGATTGGCCAAGAAACGTGCGTCTGGCGTTGTGAATGAGGACGATCCGACCAGACGAAACGAGCCGCTGCCACCAGACGCTTCGACTTCGGCTCAGACGTCGACGCAGCTCCAATCCCGAAAAAACGAAGCGAAACCAACGCAAACATGGATCGAG CTTTTACAAGAAGCTACCTCCCTTTTACCCGTCTTGACTGAAGATCAGCACGGGGAAGTTTTGCGTTTGGCTTCGATTTTGCTTCTCGGTTTTGTGCTGCCTCATTCGACTGGCAACGAACTCTGCTTGTTAGAAAATGCTCCCCGACACAAATATCAGACTGCCGAAGGTTCCGAGCTTGACGTAATGGCCGGTGACGACTATATCCTACAGATGCCCCTAGAAGATCGCCTATCCAAGGCTGTACATCACAATGATGCCAACGAATTTGGTGAATACGATACCCTCATGGATCCCTTTGTCGAAGTGGCTTTCCATCAATTCCTTTCCGAAGGGATCACGCCCTTGCTGGAACGAAGACCTGCCCATCGCACGCAAGTAGACCTATGGCATGTCATCGCTATGATCATTGACCCTCGGCCACTCTTGGAATCTTTGCCAGACCGACTACAACGGTTGAACGACTCGCACGCCGCGTATTGGTTGAAGACACGTCGCCTCATGCAAAGCACGACGCCAGTCCACTTTCAAGCAAATTATGATCACCGGTGGCGTCTTGCGCAACTCGTAGCTCGAAGCGCGACTTGGCCGGTCTTGGAGGATGAAACAGCGACTGATCCAGTGGGGCCACTTTTGTACGGTGCCATGTTTCATTTGCAAACCTCGCTCCGCTGTTTCGGTCAACGCGCCATCTCCAAAAGAGATGCCCACATAGCACACTGTGCACTCGTTTCTATGGCCTGCCAAGCTCGAAACGTACCTTTGCTGCTGGAAGAATGGCGTTATTTACTGCACCTTACGATAAAAGATCGTAGTTTGTGTCCGGTGGATGACTGCAGTCGGAGCGAAACATCCGAACAAATTCTGCAACCCGAACTGCCGCTTCCACGGACGTCGTCGAGATTTTGTCCACACGTGGCACGGGGACGTTTGTTAGGAAACTTTGCCGTGCGTAGTGGTAGACGCGGAACATCGGAGCCGGATCTATTTGTACAGGAGGCCTTGCGCTCTTTGACGGATGTGATTGAATGGCAAACCGACTGTTGGGACGCATCTGACGAGGCAATAGTCACTGAGGACTCGAGACTTTATCCACCTTGTTTGCTGGAGTCGCTTCTTTGCGCCACGAAGCAACTCGCATGTTTCCGCCCTGCCGTTAATGAGGAAGTAGTGCAGTGTGCTATTCAACTGTTGCGGCATTCTCATTGCGGTATAGCGTCGGAGGCCGCAAACATGTTAGTGATGGTTTTTCACTATGCTCCTAAACACTCGGTCGACAGCtttgtcttcaaaatcttggaATCAATCAAATTAATAATGGAGCACACCGCAAAATCGCTGCTTTTTGTGGAGGATCTAGTGGGGTCACTTGCTCAACACTCCCCTCCGTTTGCTTCGAATCtctttcttcatcttctaGACAAGACAAGCAAAGTTGCGAATCGAGAAGCAATCGACCGTCTGGTGGCAATGGTAGCGACCAACTGTCCTATGGTGGTAGCCAGAAACTACAATAAGCTTTTTACAATGTTTCAGAATCGAACAGAGCTGTCGCCTCACATCGCAGTAGCACTCTTATCGAGCCGCCAAACCTATTTTTTCAACGCGGAAAGTGACAAACACGACAAAATCACACAGAACATTGTTTCTTTGGAAGCCAATGGGTGGACGCTTTTTCAAATTGCGCGGCAGTGCCTCTTACTTGGGAACTTTGCCCAAGCATTAACTTTGTACAAGGCAGTCGCATCTTCGTTTCTGTTGAGTGAAAAAAACTACGTGTGGGTGTGCGCTCTCGAAAAGATTGCTTCCGGTGAAGCCCTTTTGATACAGCATGGGGCGACAGGAATCCCCCATGCTGCAGAGGATCTACACACGGCTGTATCATACTTGCAATTCTTGCAATCTTTTTCCGACGTGCGTAAAGAAGGTTTCTCGTTCCAGATTCGGTTTCTTCTATTGCGCCTTGACTTTCTCGACCTCGTCACCATTCTTCGGCATCTGACGATGCAAATGCGATTGACGGCAAGTGGTCCAACCAAACATACACGCTCGTACAATCATTTGCGCAACACCATCATCGGGTTCGGTGCGCTTGCCTCTCGGTATAAGGGCGCTTTTCAACGCCACGGAATGTGCTTTAAATACGGATTTTCCGGAACGTGCTTGCGTGTATTGGAAGTGCTGTCGAGCATGATGAAAGAAGCTTCCGTTGCGGTATTCTTGGACATCATATCGGTACCGATGAAGAAGGATGTTCTTTCCATTGACATTCAGTTAGGAGATGCGAGAGATCCCTTGTCTATGTTGCTACGACATTTGGATGAACTCGTTGTGCAACCGATGAGAATTTCGGTCGACTCTGTGGCACGAGCCGCAGCCCTGCTGGAAGTCATTGAAGGAGTCCTGATGGTTCCCATCCCTTTTCCCAGGGACTTTATGTGCCTTTCACCGACTATACCTGCTTTTTTACGATTGTCAGCCCAACCGGAAGAATTTAACGAGCACGGAGTACATAGATTCACAACAATTGAGGCGCACCCATCAGTGGGGTTTTCCTTTTGTGCAACGGGTCGCTTTCCACAAGCTTTGCTacagcaatcgaaaaaacACGTATCTAAAGCTCTCATCTGGTATCAAGTCTATTATGACGGACCTTTGCGCGAGGATGAGTTCCAACCAGACGAACAGCTGGATGAGTATCATCTCACCCCACCAATACAAGCATCCATCGCGGCGAAGGTGTCTCTGCTTTCTACTAGCTCACCGGCTGTGGCACCTCTTTCTTTGGatggtttcttcttcatttcaaTAGACTGTCCGCCTTTGTTTGACGAAGGTTGGTACAGCATCAAAGCATGCTTGGGTGGCAGAGACGTATCAGGAGGGGAATGGGAAATACCCACGAACGGACGGACGCAATCGATTTCAATTCGAAACACGCGGTCGAGATGA
- a CDS encoding predicted protein has translation MGFPIAIGAKSVSYQGIRSPEPIEEVSEDGVTLSPFFGLQRAPTVALGVSGDKKLQALVSIHFYEVVKHESGSKVHGIAEVCVTISPLSEHFSRSRFRESIFRVRMPHSYERMPADSSNETSQKFEAHSIEPHILFTNDAKNLICIIPTNNGQNSMAVLFHIRKVHGKSIAIPGHNGRLPAPPYLLNVPAQVHKKISEALVAKNPCLLETREESDDFRATSATAPPSAKSILLVGSSDGRILAVSLRPFQVQGTIHMPNDDNSTAVLALESCVGASGRADDFGRVACLTDNGLVTVFDLRRLTDCALTGALSETKKSTLNCTGAEFAYADNDAVGMYTLDKVCEIEKRPFECCKLLSDLYLAVMEILPDKSTVSVWALCSGGQTCCISELQVTRDNLRESAHATFTLACNRSPHAPTSDMMPPLNWRSAIGLDYDPVSGCLAVSSILKARDDRNQSFGSSNSEPFVSLWSWKLNVQGLTIALSKKPNSCSLHCPMHPVSRLLFAASTDISAKSNTMFKVTHVIGSANTKSSFLQKEIFDIGILSPSADIRLCRTALHKTNSLLLSSRSVIYPKVSRSATNDAIEVDWQESKIPIEYTSSYGAPLTGCIGHRRGLSVAVASDNGLCLLDCSERSDGNTVRSKWRHFGNAVEESLFKVTAMEWWEGVAIPSANEMFQDDLLLAIIEVHHDGKAVVCLSCFSPRRLDFGHQLLSSQSKGVNSKWGIKLSDRFSSARLDILPEPKADSEIKLSAATTRRAVILISDASDAAAYEVYQLQIIEGNSAGFAESYLDLQPFTVVGNCASVGTVGSCCDLFLAGASFRFDCRQFESFSADDGLYVATLGIIRPATGGVDAIAISSNSVTAFGKVVERFPSVDPKISEVVNYWLSTIISDADRVYFFWCLQLANGSLITWVVPTFPIDMKYNNLSGPSIASNGWPFLSKGFESVHPKVSILGQTSKAGTLSKWMQQSSSGTRTDFPLGCVPGSFFGCLLRSMQACRKLHQSVCLENDSEPFRLDFLDHDVLYPGDLVLSPPVSITSVYSLLLNSNDCESSHNAFSSKLCQRQIHKGLHLDPFADSFGLSLQLLVLRTAEALASSKVSLGGNTPEAIDDVMVMFTRLVNAIRSSLQPLNGAALFLDVGRQIEPSCLATLFPLPSARNGSHTLFREMEDILSIFLAHGTISSAVKSLPLLLKDGLSKSMCVIMFQYCLRILKTSLNSYNSSLPAEVRSLGDIFRYGLRLERLEDDESDSLQTRLTKSESLSDTEFVEPPDEGYSLLCGIFGRQRIVKEQDLAKAVDAFIDRGFDLDLKQKEVSLWWRTCDESESKRRSFEKGSSITEAASRFVLDALADFPCQPSAMQDWKPVIATSWILVGEGIKSLPMCTHDEFKRLVERQTICSLKAALPKELKVSGNFTQYFVSFTQGLNAQASPTEAGYVLDVVLVLLSNWESCAAELPGLALLAIVVAHGADRIDELGFDRNMKDHPLWCSYLDSQKK, from the coding sequence ATGGGATTTCCAATCGCAATTGGTGCCAAATCGGTATCATATCAAGGAATAAGGTCACCAGAACCGATCGAAGAAGTCTCGGAAGATGGAGTGACGCTCAGTCCTTTCTTTGGACTACAACGCGCCCCCACTGTGGCGCTCGGCGTCTCTGGCGACAAAAAGCTGCAGGCGCTTGTTTCCATACATTTTTACGAGGTGGTGAAACATGAGAGTGGATCCAAAGTCCATGGAATAGCCGAGGTGTGCGTTACGATTTCACCGCTGTCGGAGCACTTTTCAAGGTCTCGATTCAGGGAGAGTATCTTCCGAGTACGCATGCCGCACAGCTATGAGCGTATGCCTGCTGACAGCTCAAACGAAACCTCCCAGAAATTTGAAGCACATTCAATCGAGCCTCATATTTTATTTACGAATGATGCCAAAAATCTGATATGCATTATACCGACAAACAACGGCCAAAATTCAATGGCGGTTCTCTTTCATATTCGTAAGGTCCATGGGAAAAGTATCGCCATTCCAGGTCACAATGGTCGCTTGCCGGCCCCTCCGTATCTTCTCAATGTTCCCGCACAAGTACACAAAAAAATCTCAGAGGCCTTGGTGGCGAAAAATCCATGTTTACTCGAGACGAGAGAGGAAAGCGACGATTTCAGAGCAACGAGCGCGACGGCACCACCCAGCGCCAAGTCTATTCTACTGGTCGGAAGCTCGGACGGCCGTATTTTGGCGGTATCTTTACGACCATTTCAAGTTCAGGGAACCATTCATATGCCCAACGACGATAACAGCACTGCAGTCTTGGCTTTGGAGTCGTGTGTAGGGGCTAGTGGTCGTGCAGACGATTTCGGGCGAGTTGCTTGTCTAACCGACAACGGACTTGTCACGGTCTTCGACTTGCGACGATTGACGGACTGTGCTTTAACAGGAGCTCTCTCCGAAACCAAGAAAAGCACTTTGAATTGTACAGGAGCAGAATTTGCGTATGCAGATAACGATGCAGTAGGCATGTATACATTGGACAAAGTCTGTGAGATAGAGAAGAGGCCCTTCGAATGTTGTAAACTTCTTTCGGATTTATACTTGGCAGTTATGGAAATCCTACCAGATAAAAGCACTGTTTCGGTTTGGGCACTTTGCAGTGGTGGACAGACTTGCTGTATATCGGAGTTGCAAGTTACTAGGGACAACCTGCGCGAAAGTGCCCACGCTACATTTACTCTGGCTTGCAATCGCTCACCCCATGCGCCTACTTCCGATATGATGCCACCTCTGAATTGGAGGTCAGCCATTGGTTTGGACTATGACCCAGTGAGTGGTTGCCTTGCTGTGAGTTCTATTTTGAAAGCTCGTGACGACAGGAATCAATCATTTGGCTCGTCTAATTCCGAACCTTTCGTGAGTCTATGGAGCTGGAAGCTCAATGTCCAGGGGCTCACAATTGCACTATCCAAGAAACCTAACAGCTGTTCACTGCACTGTCCAATGCACCCTGTCTCACGCTTACTCTTCGCGGCCAGCACTGACATCAGCGCGAAGAGCAATACAATGTTCAAGGTCACGCACGTCATCGGATCTGCGAATACGAAATCTTCGTTTCTGCAAAAGGAAATATTTGATATTGGGATTTTGTCGCCCTCAGCCGACATACGTTTATGCCGCACAGCTCTTCACAAGACTAACTCACTGCTCCTTTCATCGAGGTCTGTGATTTACCCTAAAGTGTCGAGATCGGCGACCAACGACGCGATAGAAGTCGACTGGCAGGAATCAAAAATACCAATCGAATACACTAGTTCATACGGTGCTCCTTTGACGGGCTGCATTGGGCATCGCCGAGGATTGTCTGTCGCCGTCGCCAGTGATAATGGACTATGCCTGCTTGATTGTTCGGAAAGATCAGACGGCAATACCGTTCGTTCGAAGTGGCGCCATTTTGGAAATGCAGTAGAGGAAAGTTTGTTCAAAGTCACTGCAATGGAGTGGTGGGAAGGTGTAGCTATTCCTTCCGCTAACGAAATGTTTCAGGACGACTTGCTCTTGGCTATTATAGAAGTTCATCACGATGGGAAGGCTGTCGTGTGTCTTTCATGCTTCTCTCCGCGACGCCTTGACTTTGGACATCAGCTTTTATCGTCGCAATCAAAGGGTGTAAATAGCAAATGGGGAATCAAGCTTTCTGATCGATTTTCGTCCGCGCGTCTTGATATTCTACCAGAACCAAAGGCAGACTCTGAAATCAAGTTGTCGGCAGCAACAACGCGACGCGCTGTCATTTTGATATCTGACGCGTCCGACGCAGCGGCCTACGAAGTTTACCAACTTCAAATTATTGAAGGCAATTCAGCTGGGTTCGCAGAATCATACTTAGACCTGCAACCGTTCACTGTAGTTGGTAATTGTGCGTCTGTCGGAACGGTGGGATCTTGCTGTGATTTATTTCTAGCTGGTGCTTCGTTTCGCTTCGATTGTCGTCAGTTTGAAAGCTTTTCTGCAGACGACGGCCTCTATGTAGCTACATTGGGTATTATCCGACCGGCAACTGGCGGCGTCGACGCGATTGCAATTTCTTCTAACTCCGTTACTGCCTTTGGAAAAGTAGTCGAACGATTTCCCTCCGTCGATCCGAAGATTTCGGAAGTCGTAAACTATTGGCTTTCGACCATCATTTCGGATGCCGACCGAGTATACTTCTTTTGGTGTCTGCAATTGGCCAACGGTAGTCTCATCACTTGGGTAGTGCCTACCTTTCCCATTGACATGAAGTATAACAACCTATCTGGTCCTTCGATTGCGTCAAATGGATggccttttctttcaaaaggGTTTGAATCTGTTCACCCTAAGGTATCGATTTTGGGGCAAACCTCTAAGGCCGGTACGTTGTCGAAGTGGATGCAACAATCGAGTTCGGGAACGCGCACCGATTTTCCCTTGGGCTGCGTTCCCGGATCATTTTTTGGTTGCTTGTTGAGATCGATGCAGGCGTGCCGCAAGCTTCACCAATCTGTTTGCCTAGAGAACGATAGCGAGCCGTTTCGACTGGATTTCCTGGACCATGATGTACTTTACCCGGGCGACCTTGTGTTGTCGCCTCCAGTGTCGATAACTTCGGTTTACTCGTTGCTCCTTAATTcgaatgactgtgagtcgaGTCACAATGCATTTAGTTCGAAGCTTTGCCAACGACAAATACACAAAGGTTTGCATCTCGATCCTTTTGCAGACTCATTTGGCCTGTCTCTTCAGCTTCTTGTTCTTCGCACGGCGGAAGCGCTAGCCTCGTCGAAGGTGAGCCTCGGAGGAAATACACCTGAAGCAATAGATGATGTCATGGTGATGTTTACGAGACTAGTAAATGCAATTCGAAGCTCGTTGCAACCACTGAACGGCGCAGCATTGTTCTTGGACGTGGGGCGTCAGATTGAACCGAGCTGCTTGGCGACTCTATTTCCGTTGCCTTCAGCTCGCAATGGAAGTCATACTTTATTTCGTGAAATGGAGGACATTCTTTCTATATTTCTGGCGCATGGAACTATTTCTTCTGCAGTTAAATCACTACCCCTGCTGCTTAAAGACGGCTTGTCGAAGTCGATGTGTGTCATCATGTTTCAGTACTGTCTGAGAATATTAAAGACGAGTCTTAATTCTTACAATTCTTCGCTACCGGCAGAAGTACGCTCACTTGGTGACATATTCCGATACGGACTTCGACTGGAACGattggaagacgatgaaagTGATTCGTTACAAACTAGGCTCACAAAATCGGAATCTTTGTCGGATACCGAGTTTGTCGAGCCGCCTGACGAGGGATACTCATTGCTTTGTGgaatttttggaagacaGCGTATAGTTAAAGAGCAGGATTTAGCCAAGGCTGTCGACGCTTTCATTGATCGCGGCTTCGACCTCGACCTTAAGCAAAAGGAGGTCAGTCTTTGGTGGAGAACTTGCGATGAAAGTGAGTCCAAACGGCGATCGTTTGAGAAGGGATCAAGTATTACAGAAGCTGCGAGTCGGTTTGTGCTTGACGCACTTGCCGACTTTCCATGTCAGCCTTCCGCTATGCAAGACTGGAAACCGGTCATCGCAACTTCGTGGATTCTCGTCGGCGAAGGTATAAAAAGCCTTCCTATGTGCACTCACGATGAGTTCAAGAGGCTCGTTGAGCGTCAAACAATTTGCTCATTGAAGGCGGCACTACCAAAAGAACTCAAAGTCAGTGGAAACTTTACTCAATATTTTGTATCATTTACGCAAGGACTTAATGCACAGGCTAGCCCGACGGAAGCCGGATATGTTTTGGATGTTGTGTTGGTTCTCCTGTCCAACTGGGAAAGCTGCGCAGCCGAGCTTCCCGGCTTAGCTCTGCTAGCAATTGTCGTTGCTCATGGAGCGGATCGAATTGATGAATTGGGCTTCGACCGAAATATGAAGGATCATCCTTTGTGGTGTTCGTATCTCGATTCGCAAAAAAAGTGA